A genomic stretch from Natronolimnobius sp. AArcel1 includes:
- a CDS encoding transcriptional regulator: protein MPDANHTDPAPEEMNFPETLRITIASAEDAFDDAVTAAGAAEDGEQTDAVVSFENVEGIRKMLTDRRFELLRSLMGAPAESISALATRLDRSYSVVHDDVEVLAEYGIIQFRQKGASKQPFVPYETIEFDVTVRAPIGGGDAEAPA, encoded by the coding sequence ATGCCCGACGCTAACCACACCGATCCCGCCCCCGAAGAGATGAACTTCCCTGAGACGCTTCGCATCACAATTGCTTCGGCGGAGGACGCGTTCGACGACGCGGTCACGGCCGCCGGCGCTGCCGAAGATGGCGAGCAGACTGACGCCGTTGTCTCGTTCGAGAACGTCGAGGGGATCCGGAAGATGCTCACCGACCGTCGTTTCGAACTGCTCCGCTCGCTGATGGGCGCTCCCGCCGAGAGTATCTCGGCGCTGGCCACCCGGCTCGACCGGAGCTACTCGGTTGTCCACGACGACGTCGAGGTCCTCGCCGAGTACGGCATCATTCAGTTCCGCCAGAAGGGCGCATCGAAGCAGCCGTTCGTCCCGTACGAGACCATCGAGTTCGACGTGACGGTCCGTGCACCGATCGGCGGCGGCGACGCTGAAGCGCCGGCGTGA
- a CDS encoding DUF6516 family protein, which produces MADGDVVLNRNFEIDAQEGTRAELFAVEDSSYPGGYYYRFQYYAPEDGQQILRYDNAHDSDIGHHHRHVGDDVTGIEFDGLQDHVARFQQEVLQINARR; this is translated from the coding sequence ATGGCTGATGGTGATGTCGTACTCAATCGGAACTTCGAGATCGATGCTCAGGAAGGCACTCGCGCCGAGTTGTTCGCTGTGGAAGATTCGTCGTACCCGGGTGGGTACTACTACCGATTCCAGTACTACGCTCCGGAGGATGGCCAGCAAATCCTCCGATACGACAACGCCCACGACTCCGATATCGGCCACCACCACCGCCATGTCGGTGACGACGTTACCGGAATCGAGTTCGACGGACTCCAAGACCATGTTGCCCGCTTCCAACAGGAGGTGCTCCAGATCAATGCCCGACGCTAA